One genomic window of Notamacropus eugenii isolate mMacEug1 chromosome 6, mMacEug1.pri_v2, whole genome shotgun sequence includes the following:
- the HARBI1 gene encoding putative nuclease HARBI1, whose product MAIPITVLDCDLLLYGRGHRTLDRFKLDDVTDEYLMAMYGFPRQFIYYLVDLLGTSLSRPTQRSRAISPETQILAALGFYTSGSFQTRMGDTIGISQASMSRCVANVTEALVERASQFIRFPADDTSIQSLKDEFYGLAGMPGVIGVVDCIHIGIKAPNAEDLSYVNRKGLHSLNCLMVCDIRGALLNVETNWPGSIQDWAVLQQSALRSQFEAGMHRDCWLLGDSSFLLRTWLMTPLHIPGTPAEYRYNMAHSATHNIIEKTFRTIQSRFRCLDGSKGALQYSPEKSSHIILACCVLHNISLEHGMDVWSSPVTGPVEQPEEESEHMDALDSEADRTRQELVLTHFS is encoded by the exons ATGGCTATACCTATAACAGTTCTGGACTGTGACCTCTTGCTTTATGGCCGCGGTCACCGAACTTTAGACCGCTTTAAGTTGGATGATGTGACTGATGAATACCTTATGGCCATGTATGGGTTTCCACGCCAGTTTATTTACTACTTGGTGGATCTCTTGGGAACCAGCCTCTCTCGCCCCACTCAGCGGTCCAGGGCCATCAGCCCAGAGACCCAGATTCTTGCGGCACTAGGCTTTTACACTTCCGGTTCCTTCCAGACCCGAATGGGAGATACCATTGGGATCAGTCAAGCCTCGATGAGCCGCTGTGTTGCCAATGTCACAGAAGCCCTGGTGGAAAGGGCTTCCCAATTCATTCGCTTCCCAGCAGATGACACCTCTATTCAGAGTCTAAAGGATGAATTTTATGGGCTAGCAGGAATGCCTGGGGTGATTGGAGTAGTTGACTGCATCCACATAGGGATCAAGGCTCCCAATGCTGAAGACCTCTCCTATGTGAACCGTAAGGGCCTACACTCTTTGAACTGTCTGATGGTGTGTGACATTCGGGGAGCCCTACTGAATGTGGAGACAAACTGGCCAGGCAGCATCCAGGACTGGGCTGTTCTGCAGCAGTCAGCCCTGAGGAGTCAGTTTGAAGCAGGGATGCACAGAGACTGCTGGCTCTTGG GTGATAGCTCCTTCCTTCTTCGCACCTGGCTCATGACCCCACTTCATATCCCAGGAACCCCTGCAGAATATCGCTATAACATGGCCCATTCTGCAACACATAATATCATTGAGAAGACATTTAGGACCATCCAGTCAAGGTTCCGCTGCCTGGATGGATCCAAGGGAGCCCTGCAGTACTCTCCAGAAAAGTCCAGTCACATCATTTTAGCTTGCTGTGTGCTCCACAACATTTCCCTGGAACATGGGATGGATGTGTGGTCTTCTCCAGTGACTGGGCCTGTGGAGCAGCCAGAAGAAGAGTCAGAGCACATGGATGCCCTGGACTCGGAAGCTGACCGCACGCGCCAGGAGCTGGTGCTCACTCACTTTAGCTAG